In Thermorudis peleae, a genomic segment contains:
- a CDS encoding macro domain-containing protein, whose translation MAQHTIEAIIGDITQVDVEAIVNAANTDLWMGGGVAGAIKRAGGEEIEREAMAQGPIPLGEAVVTGAGRLPYRGVIHAAAMGYRGGQLIPATATTVSQATAAALRRCAERGFRSVAFPALGTGVGGLDMARCAQAMVEAVRAHWASGATLPERVVFVLRDESARQIFAQALAQANPATEGREQHDGGR comes from the coding sequence ATGGCCCAGCACACCATCGAGGCCATCATCGGCGACATCACGCAGGTTGACGTCGAGGCGATCGTCAACGCAGCCAATACCGACCTCTGGATGGGGGGCGGCGTTGCTGGCGCGATCAAACGGGCTGGCGGTGAGGAGATCGAACGCGAGGCGATGGCGCAGGGGCCGATCCCTCTCGGCGAGGCTGTCGTCACCGGCGCTGGGCGGCTTCCCTACCGCGGCGTCATCCACGCCGCTGCCATGGGCTACCGTGGCGGCCAGCTGATCCCAGCAACCGCCACCACGGTCAGTCAGGCGACCGCCGCAGCCCTGCGCCGGTGCGCCGAACGCGGCTTCCGCTCCGTCGCGTTCCCAGCGCTCGGCACGGGTGTTGGTGGGTTAGACATGGCACGCTGTGCGCAGGCTATGGTCGAGGCCGTACGGGCGCACTGGGCGAGCGGGGCGACGCTGCCCGAGCGCGTCGTCTTTGTGCTGCGAGACGAGTCCGCGCGCCAGATCTTCGCCCAGGCACTGGCGCAAGCCAATCCTGCGACGGAGGGAAGGGAGCAGCATGACGGCGGTCGATGA
- a CDS encoding ABC transporter substrate-binding protein: protein MHQRTWSRRTILRTALTATAAAAVGPLLAACQSATATPTPAATAAAQPARTTTATTVAASSPTAAASPAASATSAPAVVRSRTLKMRVALATEEAGNFIAVEKGFFREAGLNVDLVTTQGTPGEVIPLVAVGQLDLFSGAIQAALVNARTQGVAVTIVAGEGALRRGNVFHTYAVSQKLASQGVRNIADLRGHTLAMPSDAGIDLLELQKVLATGNLTLDDVRLQLIRLPDMPVALQNGAVDAAELVEPYATIALQQLKAGVPVLPSDTIVDIVGDNFPISVIVAGPPMLNDPALLEAFLAGYLKGVRYYLKALQDSAARAEVVQILKNRTPLKDDALYAQMTWPGVSPDGTFDTAKLDEAQQLWKARGKIQQVVPSSQLVDFRYVQAAAKQVS from the coding sequence ATGCACCAGCGTACCTGGAGTCGTCGCACAATCCTGCGAACCGCGCTCACTGCGACCGCGGCAGCCGCTGTTGGCCCGCTGCTTGCTGCCTGCCAGAGCGCGACGGCCACGCCCACGCCCGCTGCTACCGCCGCGGCACAGCCTGCTCGCACAACGACTGCCACCACGGTCGCGGCATCATCACCGACGGCTGCCGCTTCGCCGGCGGCCAGTGCCACCAGTGCCCCGGCCGTCGTTCGCTCGCGCACGCTCAAGATGCGCGTGGCGCTGGCGACGGAGGAAGCTGGTAATTTCATCGCTGTCGAAAAGGGGTTCTTTCGCGAGGCCGGGCTGAACGTCGACCTCGTCACGACACAGGGGACACCGGGTGAGGTTATCCCCCTGGTCGCTGTTGGGCAACTCGATCTCTTCAGCGGTGCGATCCAGGCGGCGCTCGTCAATGCCCGCACCCAGGGCGTCGCAGTCACGATCGTCGCAGGCGAAGGCGCGCTCCGCCGTGGCAACGTCTTCCATACCTATGCGGTCTCGCAGAAGCTCGCCAGCCAGGGCGTGCGCAACATTGCCGACCTTCGGGGCCATACCCTCGCCATGCCGAGCGATGCTGGGATCGACCTGCTTGAGCTGCAGAAAGTGCTGGCAACCGGCAACCTCACGCTCGACGACGTGCGCCTCCAGCTCATCCGCTTGCCCGACATGCCCGTTGCCCTCCAGAACGGCGCGGTCGACGCGGCCGAACTAGTTGAACCCTACGCCACGATTGCACTCCAGCAGCTGAAGGCAGGTGTCCCAGTGCTGCCGAGCGACACGATTGTCGACATCGTGGGCGACAACTTCCCGATCTCGGTCATCGTCGCCGGCCCGCCGATGCTCAACGACCCGGCGTTGCTTGAAGCCTTCCTGGCTGGGTATCTCAAAGGCGTGCGCTACTACTTGAAGGCGTTGCAGGACAGCGCCGCGCGGGCTGAGGTGGTGCAGATCTTGAAGAACCGCACGCCGCTGAAGGACGACGCGCTTTACGCCCAGATGACCTGGCCGGGCGTCTCGCCCGATGGCACGTTCGATACGGCCAAGCTGGACGAGGCCCAGCAACTCTGGAAGGCGCGCGGCAAGATTCAACAGGTGGTGCCGTCATCGCAGCTGGTCGACTTTCGCTACGTCCAGGCTGCAGCCAAGCAGGTGTCGTAA
- a CDS encoding Ig-like domain-containing protein codes for MERQARQPSQHIRLLGGRITLALLLALAGLASLVLAAPAAAQASITLSPVSQTANVGSTVTLIVSGATPGAQVSFTISGPNQKLLPADHVLTADQNGYATFQYHGLYPGTDTVTATLLSDGNPTATATVTWVTSGAPVSQPTLTLTPATLTVAPSTPAQLLATLTQNGQPITNAAITFTVSGANPQGPITLYTNGNGQAIFTYTPVNLGTDTVTASSVYGSASATVVVSSTTTGISVMLSPTVVNATVGTSVSLTATVRSNGSPVSGAAVTFTVSGANSQSQSITTNSAGQATFTYTGTNAGTDTVTATYSGVNAYATVNWSTPSQGLSLSPTSQTQVIGGTASVTATFYYNGSPISGVPVYFSVSGVNPRGTVLLYTNSAGQATFTYTGTNVGTDTVTATATYNSTTYNASATVTWSSTTVASISLSPTSLTVTAGTSVTLTATVLGPNSQALISVPVTFTVSGANPQSTTVYTNSAGQASFTYTPTNAGTDTVTASYGGANASATITVTGGISLTLAPSSTTPTVNNAVQVTATLTSNGAPLSGITVNFTVSGANPRSGSATTDANGHAVFTYTGTNTGTDTVTATAQVTGNPTATATITWQATPSGFGPAQPAQPSSNPACIYFPQTQHNLCYGFRAYWQQFGGLAIFGYPITEEFQENGLTVQYFERARFEWHPGQFPQRYDVLLGLLGDEITAGRQGQAPFQPAQPNNAPGCVYFAQTGHNVCGDFLAFWQQNGGLATFGYPISEPFSEQNPDTGQVYTVQYFERQRFEAHPEANVPYHVLLGRLGAQVLHNRYGTPYP; via the coding sequence ATGGAGCGTCAAGCGCGACAACCATCTCAGCACATACGCCTGCTTGGAGGGCGAATCACCCTCGCCTTGCTGCTCGCGCTCGCCGGTCTTGCAAGCCTGGTGCTCGCAGCACCAGCAGCGGCCCAGGCGAGCATTACCCTGAGTCCAGTCTCGCAGACGGCGAACGTCGGCAGCACAGTGACGCTGATCGTCTCAGGGGCAACACCGGGAGCACAAGTAAGCTTTACGATCAGTGGGCCGAACCAAAAACTCCTCCCCGCTGACCATGTCTTGACGGCTGACCAGAACGGTTATGCTACCTTCCAATACCATGGGCTCTACCCCGGAACCGATACGGTGACCGCGACACTCCTGAGTGACGGCAACCCGACGGCGACGGCGACCGTCACTTGGGTCACGAGCGGGGCACCGGTGTCGCAGCCGACCTTGACCTTGACGCCCGCAACGCTGACCGTTGCGCCGTCGACGCCAGCTCAACTGCTGGCTACACTGACCCAGAACGGGCAGCCGATCACGAACGCGGCAATTACGTTCACGGTCAGCGGTGCTAATCCCCAGGGGCCGATTACGCTCTACACCAACGGGAATGGACAAGCCATCTTCACCTACACGCCAGTCAACCTCGGCACCGATACCGTCACGGCGAGTTCGGTCTACGGCAGTGCCAGCGCCACAGTCGTCGTCTCGAGCACGACGACGGGCATTAGTGTGATGCTGAGCCCGACTGTCGTGAATGCCACCGTGGGGACCAGCGTGAGCCTGACGGCGACCGTGCGCAGCAACGGCTCACCGGTTTCTGGTGCAGCGGTCACATTCACGGTCAGCGGGGCTAACTCGCAGAGCCAATCAATTACCACCAACAGCGCCGGGCAGGCGACCTTCACCTACACCGGCACCAATGCCGGCACCGACACCGTGACGGCAACGTACAGCGGCGTCAACGCCTACGCGACCGTGAACTGGTCGACGCCGTCACAGGGCCTCTCGCTCAGCCCGACCAGCCAGACCCAGGTGATCGGGGGCACAGCGAGCGTGACGGCCACGTTCTACTACAACGGCTCGCCGATCAGCGGCGTGCCCGTCTACTTTAGCGTCAGTGGGGTCAATCCGCGGGGTACCGTCTTGCTGTACACGAACAGCGCCGGTCAGGCGACCTTCACCTACACCGGCACCAACGTCGGCACCGACACGGTCACGGCGACGGCAACCTATAACAGCACGACCTACAACGCCTCAGCGACGGTGACTTGGTCGAGCACGACGGTGGCCAGTATCTCCCTAAGCCCGACGTCGCTGACGGTAACCGCGGGCACCAGCGTGACCCTGACGGCAACGGTGCTCGGCCCGAACAGCCAGGCGCTGATTAGCGTACCGGTCACCTTTACGGTGAGCGGGGCAAATCCCCAGAGCACGACTGTCTACACCAACAGCGCTGGCCAGGCGTCCTTCACCTATACGCCCACCAATGCCGGCACCGATACGGTCACGGCGAGCTACGGCGGGGCGAATGCGAGCGCAACGATCACTGTGACTGGTGGGATAAGCCTGACCCTTGCGCCCAGTTCCACCACGCCGACCGTCAATAATGCCGTCCAGGTGACGGCGACGCTGACGTCGAACGGTGCGCCGCTGAGTGGCATCACGGTCAATTTCACCGTGAGTGGAGCCAACCCGCGGAGCGGCAGCGCCACGACTGACGCCAACGGCCACGCCGTCTTCACCTACACCGGCACCAACACCGGCACCGACACGGTGACCGCGACGGCGCAAGTCACGGGGAACCCGACGGCAACGGCGACGATCACCTGGCAGGCCACGCCGAGCGGCTTTGGCCCGGCTCAGCCGGCGCAGCCCAGCTCCAATCCAGCCTGCATCTACTTCCCGCAGACACAGCACAACCTCTGCTACGGCTTCCGGGCCTATTGGCAGCAGTTCGGCGGTCTGGCCATCTTCGGCTACCCAATCACCGAGGAGTTCCAGGAGAACGGCCTGACGGTGCAGTACTTTGAGCGGGCCCGCTTCGAGTGGCACCCGGGCCAGTTCCCGCAGCGCTACGACGTGCTGCTCGGCCTGCTCGGTGATGAGATCACGGCCGGGCGACAGGGCCAGGCGCCGTTCCAGCCGGCGCAGCCCAACAACGCGCCGGGCTGCGTCTACTTTGCCCAGACGGGGCACAACGTCTGTGGCGACTTCCTGGCCTTCTGGCAGCAGAATGGCGGGCTAGCGACCTTTGGCTACCCGATCAGCGAGCCGTTCTCGGAGCAGAATCCCGATACGGGCCAGGTCTACACGGTGCAGTACTTTGAGCGGCAGCGCTTTGAGGCGCATCCGGAGGCTAACGTGCCCTACCACGTGTTGCTCGGGCGCCTTGGCGCACAGGTGCTGCACAACCGCTACGGCACGCCGTATCCCTAG
- a CDS encoding LLM class flavin-dependent oxidoreductase: MERTIQFGLNLDPVVDRPAETQALAELADSAGLALVAMQDHAYNARFAETWTALTAVALRTQRVHVLTNVATLALRHPAMLAKAAATLDRLTGGRVELGVGSGGFWDGIAAMGGPRWSAGEAVAAIEDALRLCRLLWAKAETGEAVTYAGRVFRVDGLQFGPAPAHPIPLWVGVTRPRALRIAGALGDGITISTPYVLPEQLADVNRLVDDGARAAGRDPRAVRRLYNLLGVLDVPGQRPLRVNRPGFLGGSVEDWAEAIARFAEQGMDTFVFWPVAGDYVAQARRFVADVIPRVRTLLGLS; this comes from the coding sequence ATGGAGCGAACGATCCAGTTCGGGCTCAATCTTGACCCGGTCGTTGACCGGCCGGCGGAGACACAGGCCCTGGCTGAACTGGCCGACAGCGCCGGCCTGGCCCTCGTCGCCATGCAAGACCATGCCTACAACGCCCGCTTCGCCGAGACCTGGACTGCCCTCACCGCGGTCGCGCTCCGCACCCAGCGGGTGCATGTCCTCACCAACGTGGCCACACTCGCGCTCCGGCATCCGGCGATGCTGGCCAAGGCCGCAGCGACGCTCGACCGGCTCACCGGCGGCCGCGTCGAGCTCGGCGTCGGTTCGGGCGGCTTCTGGGATGGCATCGCGGCGATGGGCGGGCCACGCTGGTCGGCTGGTGAAGCAGTCGCCGCTATCGAAGACGCGCTCCGCCTCTGCCGCCTGCTCTGGGCGAAGGCCGAGACCGGCGAGGCTGTGACGTACGCCGGGCGCGTGTTCCGGGTCGACGGCCTGCAGTTCGGCCCAGCGCCCGCCCATCCGATCCCGCTCTGGGTCGGTGTAACCCGGCCGCGTGCGCTGCGCATCGCTGGCGCGCTCGGCGACGGCATCACGATCTCGACGCCGTACGTCTTGCCCGAGCAGCTCGCCGACGTCAACCGGCTCGTCGACGACGGCGCGCGAGCGGCTGGGCGCGACCCGCGCGCGGTCCGCCGCCTCTATAACCTGCTCGGTGTGCTTGACGTGCCGGGCCAGCGCCCCCTGCGCGTGAACCGGCCAGGCTTTCTCGGCGGCTCGGTCGAGGACTGGGCGGAAGCGATTGCCCGCTTTGCCGAACAGGGCATGGACACCTTTGTCTTCTGGCCGGTTGCTGGGGACTACGTTGCCCAGGCGCGCCGCTTCGTCGCGGACGTCATCCCCCGCGTCCGCACCCTGCTCGGCCTGAGCTAG
- a CDS encoding SDR family NAD(P)-dependent oxidoreductase: protein MAEGQVVLITGGTGQVGQVVVRYFAAHGAQVVVPYRSADRWEQLRAQLGEHAGRVIGIAAGDLADPAAARALVEETLAQAGGLDAVLCLAGGFVGGRFTESSPEQWLQMMAINFWPTVHVLRAAVPHLLAHGSGRIVTVGARTALEPAGGATAYAAAKGAVITLTQALARELRGSGVTVNCIAPGTIDTPANREAMPKADPKTWVKPEEIAALLWYLCSPEAAAVTGAVIPIPGRG from the coding sequence ATGGCTGAGGGACAGGTCGTGCTCATCACCGGTGGCACTGGCCAGGTCGGGCAGGTGGTGGTCAGGTATTTCGCTGCGCACGGTGCCCAGGTAGTCGTACCCTATCGTTCAGCCGATCGATGGGAGCAACTGCGCGCGCAACTGGGGGAACACGCCGGCCGGGTGATCGGCATCGCTGCTGGCGACCTCGCCGACCCTGCAGCCGCCCGGGCGCTCGTCGAGGAGACGCTGGCCCAGGCTGGCGGGTTGGACGCGGTTCTCTGCCTGGCGGGCGGCTTCGTCGGCGGACGGTTCACCGAGAGCAGCCCGGAGCAGTGGCTGCAGATGATGGCAATCAACTTCTGGCCAACGGTGCATGTCTTGCGGGCAGCGGTTCCGCACCTGCTCGCGCACGGCAGCGGCCGGATCGTGACGGTCGGCGCCCGAACAGCGCTCGAGCCTGCCGGGGGAGCCACGGCCTACGCGGCAGCCAAGGGCGCGGTCATCACGCTGACGCAGGCGCTGGCCCGCGAACTGCGCGGGAGCGGCGTCACAGTGAACTGCATCGCGCCAGGCACGATTGACACGCCGGCCAACCGCGAAGCGATGCCGAAAGCCGATCCTAAGACCTGGGTCAAGCCCGAAGAGATCGCCGCCCTGCTCTGGTACCTCTGTTCGCCCGAGGCCGCGGCGGTCACCGGCGCGGTCATTCCCATTCCCGGCCGCGGCTAG
- a CDS encoding RNA polymerase sigma factor: MAVQALAAAPWAEQIAVLAGPDVRVDPAARNRCWLALAPKLALSITRAARRLANDPALELADASQEAFCVFCELLARWSGQGDLLSYLIGGRRLERALTRALARAAGSPPRRRTVLRLTSAAGHAAPPQLTEAEVRAALATLPPMEQQALALAAAGYTAPEIAARLGVSVRTVQRLVHHARERLQS; encoded by the coding sequence GTGGCCGTACAGGCGCTGGCCGCGGCACCCTGGGCCGAGCAGATCGCGGTGCTGGCCGGGCCGGACGTTCGTGTCGATCCAGCGGCGCGCAACCGCTGCTGGCTGGCGCTCGCCCCGAAGCTGGCACTCTCCATCACCCGGGCCGCCCGGCGGCTTGCCAACGACCCGGCGCTTGAGCTGGCCGACGCCTCACAGGAAGCCTTCTGCGTCTTCTGCGAGCTGCTGGCACGCTGGAGCGGCCAGGGCGACCTGCTGAGCTACCTGATCGGCGGGCGACGGCTCGAACGCGCGCTCACGCGGGCGCTGGCACGCGCAGCCGGCTCACCGCCGCGCCGGCGCACCGTGCTGCGGCTCACGTCGGCAGCGGGACACGCCGCGCCTCCGCAGCTGACCGAAGCTGAGGTGCGGGCAGCCCTCGCCACGCTTCCGCCGATGGAGCAGCAGGCGCTGGCGCTCGCCGCGGCCGGCTACACCGCGCCCGAAATCGCCGCGCGGCTCGGCGTCAGCGTGCGGACGGTGCAGCGCCTGGTGCACCACGCTCGCGAGCGTCTCCAGTCCTAG
- the dinB gene encoding DNA polymerase IV: MGGLQRAVVHADLDAFFAAAEVRRRPELRGTPVIVAGRPEGRSVVSSATYEARRFGVHSGMSLGEALARCPNAVVLPVDGAYYRTLADAFRAIIFRLSSVVEVLSIDEACFEVGVQENWMRELWELGQRLRQAVRDELGLTVTVGAGANRTVAKIAADHAKPDGLLVVPQGAEARFLAPLPVEAMPGIGPRTAAELRGYGIRRLGDLASAPISVLRLVFGRRCEEMRERARGIDRQPIRPEPREPKSIGQERTFARDLFAPKELADATAQLAAAVTRRARAEGYQAQTVSVKVRFRDFTTLTRQRRLDTPTADEATVAAVAYALIERLVRDERRPVRLLGVRLSGLRPLAVQLALFDTQTARRLLALHALDRLAARWGERPVHVPPSVLAHSLLRPAEPPRPPWLEG; encoded by the coding sequence ATGGGGGGACTGCAACGCGCCGTTGTCCACGCTGACCTGGACGCGTTCTTCGCCGCTGCCGAAGTGCGGCGCCGTCCTGAGTTGCGCGGCACGCCGGTCATCGTCGCCGGGCGGCCGGAGGGGCGCAGTGTGGTCTCCTCCGCTACCTACGAGGCCCGGCGCTTCGGCGTGCATTCCGGCATGTCGCTGGGCGAGGCGCTCGCGCGCTGCCCGAACGCGGTCGTCCTGCCGGTCGACGGGGCCTACTACCGCACGCTGGCCGACGCCTTCCGCGCCATTATTTTCCGTCTCAGCAGCGTCGTCGAAGTCCTGAGCATCGACGAGGCCTGCTTTGAGGTGGGCGTGCAGGAGAACTGGATGCGCGAGCTTTGGGAGCTTGGCCAGCGGCTGCGCCAGGCTGTGCGCGACGAGCTGGGCCTGACGGTCACCGTCGGCGCCGGGGCCAACCGGACGGTCGCCAAGATTGCGGCTGACCACGCCAAGCCGGACGGCCTGCTGGTGGTTCCGCAAGGGGCGGAAGCCCGCTTCCTTGCGCCGCTGCCGGTTGAGGCCATGCCCGGCATCGGCCCGCGCACGGCCGCTGAGTTGCGCGGCTACGGCATCCGCCGCCTGGGCGACCTGGCGAGTGCGCCGATCAGCGTGCTCCGGCTGGTCTTCGGCCGGCGTTGCGAGGAGATGCGTGAGCGCGCGCGTGGCATCGACCGCCAGCCGATCCGCCCTGAACCGCGGGAGCCGAAGTCGATCGGTCAAGAGCGCACGTTTGCGCGGGACCTCTTCGCGCCGAAGGAGCTGGCCGACGCCACCGCTCAGCTTGCCGCCGCGGTCACGCGCCGGGCGCGGGCCGAGGGGTACCAGGCGCAGACGGTGAGCGTCAAGGTGCGGTTTCGCGACTTCACCACGCTGACGCGCCAGCGCCGGCTGGACACCCCGACGGCCGACGAGGCGACGGTGGCGGCGGTGGCCTATGCCCTGATCGAGCGGCTGGTGCGCGACGAACGCCGTCCGGTTCGGTTGTTGGGCGTCCGCCTCAGCGGGTTGCGCCCACTGGCTGTGCAACTCGCGCTGTTCGATACCCAGACGGCCCGCCGCCTGTTAGCGCTGCACGCGCTCGACCGGCTCGCGGCCCGCTGGGGCGAGCGGCCGGTGCACGTGCCGCCGAGCGTGCTTGCGCATAGCCTGCTTCGCCCCGCTGAGCCGCCGCGCCCGCCATGGTTGGAAGGATGA
- a CDS encoding CPBP family intramembrane glutamic endopeptidase, which translates to MPWDDLLIVAALVMRLVVRQLLEPISLELAFGLYLAAMLVLLPVLVWRMRRSRAALGLTRGDLAGSLRATALLLPLVLAQAAANAWQLTGRLALAPLWLIGLALLNGLVTAALPEEVLFRGVLLARLRRAGASPWQAIVVQGALFAAGHMRYPLAGQWLLFGNVTVLGLLLGWLALRYRTLTGPIALHTLSNVVTFALLGGTIQRL; encoded by the coding sequence ATGCCGTGGGATGACCTGCTGATTGTCGCCGCCCTGGTGATGCGGCTCGTGGTGCGCCAGCTGCTCGAGCCGATCAGTCTCGAGCTCGCGTTCGGCCTCTATCTCGCCGCCATGCTCGTGCTGCTACCGGTGCTTGTCTGGCGCATGCGCCGCTCCCGGGCCGCGCTCGGCCTGACGCGGGGCGACCTCGCCGGGAGTCTCCGCGCCACGGCGCTGCTCCTGCCGCTCGTCCTGGCCCAGGCCGCGGCCAACGCCTGGCAGCTCACCGGCCGGCTTGCGCTGGCTCCCCTCTGGCTGATCGGCCTGGCGCTGCTCAACGGGCTCGTGACCGCCGCCCTGCCGGAGGAGGTGCTCTTTCGCGGCGTTCTCCTGGCGCGGCTACGCCGGGCTGGGGCAAGCCCGTGGCAAGCAATCGTCGTGCAGGGCGCGCTCTTCGCTGCCGGGCACATGCGCTATCCGCTCGCTGGCCAGTGGCTGCTGTTCGGCAACGTCACGGTGCTCGGCCTGCTGCTTGGCTGGCTTGCCCTGCGCTACCGCACGCTCACCGGCCCGATCGCCCTGCATACGCTGAGTAACGTGGTGACCTTTGCCCTCCTCGGCGGCACTATCCAGCGCCTCTAG
- a CDS encoding M42 family metallopeptidase yields the protein MTAVDERAAALLAELVALPGPSGQEDAVMAWLERAWAPHVERVWRTPVGNLVAEVGGQGPRLLLQAHADEISFTVRSIDPAGFLWLTNGQGRGEPHSRYPVGQPALVLGRHGPIEGLFATATGHIVPDRRREQPLTFDDLFVDIGAQSQEEARARGVYVGAGVIWNPPPRRLGTRFAGKALDDRVALAAMTRLLEQLDRSRLACRLLYAATVQEENGLLGASSLAQALAPDAAIALEIGLVGDIPTVGERQMPTALGQGPLLVHQDASAHYHYRLSWHLAAVAEQAGIPLQHAVFERFGSDGAELLRQGVPTAMLAVGTRYTHAAFEMIDLRDLTQTIALLEAVVTTPLSLG from the coding sequence ATGACGGCGGTCGATGAGCGAGCGGCGGCGTTGCTCGCCGAGCTGGTCGCGTTGCCTGGTCCGAGTGGCCAGGAAGACGCGGTCATGGCGTGGCTGGAGCGTGCGTGGGCGCCGCATGTCGAGCGCGTCTGGCGCACGCCGGTCGGCAATCTCGTTGCCGAGGTTGGCGGCCAGGGCCCCCGCCTCCTCCTCCAGGCCCACGCGGACGAGATCAGCTTCACCGTGCGGAGTATCGACCCAGCCGGGTTCCTCTGGCTGACGAATGGACAGGGCCGTGGCGAGCCGCACAGCCGCTATCCCGTCGGCCAGCCCGCCCTCGTGCTCGGCCGTCACGGGCCGATTGAGGGCCTCTTTGCCACCGCCACCGGCCACATCGTCCCCGATCGCCGCCGCGAGCAGCCCCTGACGTTCGACGACCTCTTTGTCGACATCGGCGCGCAGTCGCAGGAGGAGGCGCGAGCACGCGGCGTCTACGTCGGCGCCGGCGTCATCTGGAACCCGCCGCCGCGCCGGCTCGGCACCCGCTTCGCTGGCAAGGCGCTCGACGATCGCGTCGCGCTGGCGGCGATGACGCGGCTGCTTGAGCAACTCGACCGCTCACGGCTGGCCTGCCGGCTGCTCTATGCCGCGACCGTCCAGGAGGAAAACGGCCTGCTCGGCGCCAGTTCGCTCGCCCAGGCGCTTGCTCCCGACGCCGCAATCGCGCTCGAGATCGGACTGGTTGGCGACATCCCGACGGTTGGCGAACGCCAGATGCCGACCGCGCTCGGTCAGGGGCCACTCCTGGTGCATCAGGATGCCTCCGCCCATTATCACTATCGACTCAGCTGGCATCTTGCCGCCGTGGCCGAACAGGCAGGCATCCCCCTGCAGCATGCTGTCTTTGAGCGCTTTGGCAGCGACGGCGCCGAACTGCTGCGGCAAGGCGTCCCGACCGCGATGCTGGCTGTCGGCACTCGCTACACCCATGCCGCCTTTGAGATGATCGACCTGCGCGACCTCACGCAGACGATCGCGCTGCTGGAGGCGGTGGTGACGACGCCGTTGTCGCTGGGCTAG